AATGAATTTTAAAAGGACATTAGAATGTTAAATCGAATACAGCTTATATAACTGATAAAAAGGTGGTGACTTATGAAGAAAATATTAATAACATTCGGGCTAATCGTAGTATTGGCTGGAGCATTTGTATTTTACAACAAACTTTATTACCCTCCGTTACCAATAGAAACTATAAGCAAAAAAGAAGTGATTGAAAAACTAAATAAATCTGACGAAAAAATCATTAAAATAACTAGTGGAAACGAGAAAGAATGGTACATAGTAAACGAGCAAGATCAATCTATTGTTGATGAAACAATTATAGATTTGTTGAGCCAAAAAGATTGGGTATTCGAACGAAAAGATGGAAGTGGACTCTTCTTTGAAAAACAAGGTGAGGATTTGATTGTCACAACACAAAAATGGACTGGTGATTATTCATTAGTTGATATTCCAATGAAATTTGACAAATAGAATTTACATTTCATTATCTAATAACATTCACAAATAAAAGTTTAGCAATACAAAAAAAGCCAGAAACATTGTTAAATCAACGTTTCTGGCTTTTTAATTGATACATTGTTTAAGTGTTGTTTTGTACAATTTTACTAAAATTCAGTGTCGGCAATGGATTGAGCGTGTTTTGGGGAATGCTTCGTCAGTGTAATTTCTGTATAAAATTGTGCATAAATTTAGCGTTGTAAATTCACATTTTTCTAGAGCCCCCATTAACAAAAGTCTTAATATCAATTTAAAATATTGGAAAATTATTGACATCTATATCAGCTGTCGATATAGTGTATATATCAGCACTCGATATATCATTGGGCGATAGTTGGAGGAGGGAACTACTTGCATCAGCCTTTAACAGAAGGGATTTACTATATATTATTGGCACTTTATGAACCACGGCATGGTTACGGCATTATGCAAATTGTGGAAGAATGGAGTGCTGGGCGTGTGAAATTAGGGGCAGGCACAACTTACGGAGCTTTAAAAAATTTACAAGATAAGAAATATATTGAAACTTTAGCCGGGGAAGAACGTAAAAAGGAGTATGTCATCACTCAGCTTGGCAAAGAAGTTGTCGAAATGGAAGTCGCGCGTTTAAAAGAGCTTTACGACAATGGGCAAAAGTTAATCGAGGCGAAGGGGACTAAGTGATGCGAGTATTTAAACTAATTTTAGATGATGTCAAGGAAGAACAATGGCTCAATGACATGGCAAGTCAGGGCTTGCATTTCCAAAAGTTTCGCTTCCCGTTTTACACCTTTGAAAAAGGGAAGCCAGGAGAATATGTTTACCGTACGGAAATGCTCGAAAATTTAGGCTTTGGTCAAGAAACGAAGAACTATTTGGCATTTATTGAAAGTACGGGCATTGAAGTTGTGCAAAAACGTTTTTCGTGGGCGTATTTTCGTCAGCATCAAAGCAAGGGAGCGTTTGAGCTATATAGTGATGCTGCGTCGAAGCTTGCTTATACAAATCGTATCTACGCCATTTATGCGATGATTTTTGGGCTTAATATTGCGTCAGCGCTAATGAATGGTGTTATTTCTTACGCAGATGCTAGCGCGGATGCCAATAGCTTTTTGGCAGGCTTGAGCACAGGGGTTTCTGTAGTAATACTTTACCCAATGCTGAAATCGTTTTTCCGTAGACGTAATTTAAAAAAAGAAATCGAGTTATTCGAACTGTAGGAGGGAAATTGAATGGTATTACAATTGTCTGGTGTAACAAAGCGTTACAAAGATTTTACCGCGGTCAACCAGCTGAATTTTACGATTCAAAAAGGCGAAATATTTGGTCTGATTGGTCAAAACGGGGCAGGGAAAACAACGACGTTCCGTATGATTTTAGATTTACAAGATACAACAGAAGGAACAATCACATGGGGTGGTCAGCCGATTAAATCCATTAGCCGTGACATGCTCGGCTATTTACCAGAGGAGCGCGGGATTTTCCCACAAATGAAAGTCGAAGAGCAGCTGTACTTTTTCGGTGAGCTACACGGCATGGATAAGCAGGAGCTAAAAAAGGATATCGATTTTTGGATTGCACGCTTTGACCTTGAGGAGAAGCGCCATGTAAAAGCTGAAACGCTGTCAAAAGGAAATAAACAAAAAGTACAGTTAATTGCGAGCTTTATTCACAAGCCAGACTTCCTCATTTTAGATGAACCTTTTAGTGGGCTAGACCCGGTGAATATGGAGCTACTAAAAAATGCAATCTTGCACTTACGGGACCAAGGGATGACGATTCTATTTTCAAGTCACCAAATGGATAATGTCGAGGAGCTGTGTGACCATTTATGCTTATTAAAGCGTGGTGAATCGCTGTTTTCGGGCTCGCTATTAGACCTGAAAAAGCAATATGGAAAAACGAATCTCACAGTGCGCACCGATAAATCGGAGGCAGAGCTTGCTGGGTATCCAGGCGTTGTAAAGGTGAAGATGGAGCGTGATGAGCAAGCGATGCTAACATTACAAGATGAATCTTTTGCACCACAAATTTTCGAATTGCTGTCAAATGGCGCATACATCGAAAAATTCAGCTTAGATTATTTATCGCTGCATGAAATTTTCAAGGAGAAGGTAGGTGCGGGTCTTGTCTAAATTTAATGTACTCGTAAAAAAGCTTTATAAGCAAAAAATACGGTCAAAATCATTTATTTTAATGACATTACTGTATTTAGTTGTGCTTTCGGGTTTCATGTTTTGGTCGGAAATTAAGGAGCTGCTGTTTTCAGGAGATGCCGATGTAATTGCAGTTGTAAATGAAACCGATTTTGATGTGTCACAGGTGCTTCAAAATACGGATGACTACACATTTGAATATGTTGCGGCCGATGCAGTGGCAGATAATTTAAAGGATGACGATTATTACGCCGCGTTTACATTAAGCGATGCTAGTGGAAAGCTTGCTGCAAAAATAGAATCATATGATCCGCTGCCATTAAATGACCAGCAAGAGTATCAAAATATACTTAATCAGGTTGGGCAAATGTATGCCATGAGTCAGGTTGATTTAAGCCCAGAACAGCAGGAGTTACTACTTTCTTCGGAGCCTGTCATTACGCTTAATTCGTTAAATGAAGCGGCTGAGGACGGGAAATCAGCAGATGAAAAAATGGCGGGCGTTTGGATTAGTTATGCAATTGGAATTATTATTTATGCTTTTGTTGCGACGTACTTATCGATGGTAACAACGGATGTGGCGTCTGAAAAGGGCTCACGCGCTTTAGAAATGTTACTTGTTAGTGTAAAGCCTGAGATTCATTTCCGCTCGAAAATTATCGGAACATTTTTAGTTGCGTTAACGCAGTTTGTCGTGCTGTTTGGTGGACTGCTCTTACTGCTACGTTTCTCTGATGGTGGGAATAAATGGTCGTTTGTGACGGATTTACTTAATTCGTTATCGGTTGGCTATTTCATGTATGTGGTCGGCTTCTTGTTCTTAACGATTTTAATGTATTTAATTATTGGTGCGCTATTTGGCTCACTTGTTTCGAAGGTAGAAGAGGCGGGGCAAGTGATGATGCCGGCGATGATGTTAACGCTTATTGGCTTCTATGTCATGCTTACAGGGATGGGCAATCCTGATACAATGCTCATTAAAGTGTTCTCATATATTCCGTTTACGTCGGGAATGGTGATGCCGATGCGTTTAGGAGCAACGGATATAAACGCCATTGAGCCAATTATTAGTTTTGGGTTATTAGTTGGTACGGTGCTTGCATTATACTTTGTCAGCCTATCGTTCTACAAACGTAGTGTATTAACGTACTCTGCAGGCGGCATTATCGAAAAAATGAAAACCGTGTTCAAGGTGACAACATAATGTGCGAGTAGCTATTCATGCACTTTCGTAGTACACTAGGAACATACGAGAGACTTGTCTTTTGCGGGCAAGTCTTTTTTTAATTGAACGCAAAACAAAAGGATGACTTTATGAGAAAATTAGTAGAATTACAAGTAGATGCGAAGGCAATTAAGGATTTAACAAATGGCTATCCGTTAATTTTAAAGGATGCCATTGTGACAAATGAAGTAGAGGTCGAGGAAGGTAGCTTACTGCACTTAGTTGACAAAAATGGTGGCTATATCGCAACGGGCTATTACGGCGCGCAAAATAAAGGCATTGGTTGGGTGCTATCACGTAAGGAAAAAGAAGCGATTGATGTGAAGTTTTTCACAAGCAAAATTCGTAAAGCGGCAGAAAAACGTGCAGACTTTTTTGCATCAGACGATACATCAGCCTTCCGCGTATTCAATGGTGAGGGAGACGGCATCGGAGGCTTAACAATCGATTTTTTCAATGGCTTTTACATGGTGAGCTGGTATAGTGAAGGTATTTATTCATTCCGTGCAGATATTTATGCAGCGCTTAAGCAAGCGGTGAACACGCGCGGAGTATATGAAAAATTGCGCTTCAACACAAATGGTCAGTATATTGAAAAAGATGAT
This portion of the Solibacillus daqui genome encodes:
- a CDS encoding PadR family transcriptional regulator, coding for MHQPLTEGIYYILLALYEPRHGYGIMQIVEEWSAGRVKLGAGTTYGALKNLQDKKYIETLAGEERKKEYVITQLGKEVVEMEVARLKELYDNGQKLIEAKGTK
- a CDS encoding DUF2812 domain-containing protein yields the protein MRVFKLILDDVKEEQWLNDMASQGLHFQKFRFPFYTFEKGKPGEYVYRTEMLENLGFGQETKNYLAFIESTGIEVVQKRFSWAYFRQHQSKGAFELYSDAASKLAYTNRIYAIYAMIFGLNIASALMNGVISYADASADANSFLAGLSTGVSVVILYPMLKSFFRRRNLKKEIELFEL
- a CDS encoding ABC transporter ATP-binding protein, whose product is MVLQLSGVTKRYKDFTAVNQLNFTIQKGEIFGLIGQNGAGKTTTFRMILDLQDTTEGTITWGGQPIKSISRDMLGYLPEERGIFPQMKVEEQLYFFGELHGMDKQELKKDIDFWIARFDLEEKRHVKAETLSKGNKQKVQLIASFIHKPDFLILDEPFSGLDPVNMELLKNAILHLRDQGMTILFSSHQMDNVEELCDHLCLLKRGESLFSGSLLDLKKQYGKTNLTVRTDKSEAELAGYPGVVKVKMERDEQAMLTLQDESFAPQIFELLSNGAYIEKFSLDYLSLHEIFKEKVGAGLV
- a CDS encoding ABC transporter permease, producing the protein MRVLSKFNVLVKKLYKQKIRSKSFILMTLLYLVVLSGFMFWSEIKELLFSGDADVIAVVNETDFDVSQVLQNTDDYTFEYVAADAVADNLKDDDYYAAFTLSDASGKLAAKIESYDPLPLNDQQEYQNILNQVGQMYAMSQVDLSPEQQELLLSSEPVITLNSLNEAAEDGKSADEKMAGVWISYAIGIIIYAFVATYLSMVTTDVASEKGSRALEMLLVSVKPEIHFRSKIIGTFLVALTQFVVLFGGLLLLLRFSDGGNKWSFVTDLLNSLSVGYFMYVVGFLFLTILMYLIIGALFGSLVSKVEEAGQVMMPAMMLTLIGFYVMLTGMGNPDTMLIKVFSYIPFTSGMVMPMRLGATDINAIEPIISFGLLVGTVLALYFVSLSFYKRSVLTYSAGGIIEKMKTVFKVTT